CCGAAAACACTGAACTCAACGATGGAATGAAAAATGCCAAGCGTTAGGAATCACTCTTAAATGCTTTGTTATGCATATGATTTTAGTGATTTTTTCAATGCCTCATACAAACCATTTGCAGATTTCTCTACCAACTTTATTTGTTTGGAAGAGACCTCTTCTCCGTGAATCGCGTAGTTACAAATAGCCATAATTTCGAGGATACCTTCCGCTAGCTCGAAACTAATTGTACCTTTGTTAGCCATTAGTTTTATGGTTCGATTAAACGGATTACGTCTAGGGTCAATGTCATTAAGTCGTGCATAGTTATTAACCAACTTTTCAAATGAGTAACGAACCTTAAATAGCTCTACATTTGTTCGGTCGATACTCTCACCAACGAGACTAGCTGTACTTCCATTTGTAGGTTTACCTACCCCATATTTCTTGAGTGTTTCAGCTATATGCTTCTCAATATCAGGTAAGTCAGCATCAGAAGCTGGAACCATTGGATTTGCGCCAATATGGACATGATTACTATTTGATGACGACACTTCAATACTAGACTGAAGTTCCACCTTCATCATTGCCAACTGGTGATTTAGATCTTTCTTCAGTTGGTCGATATCTTGTTTAAGATGTACACCAAAAAGCTTCATATCTTTAAAAATTGGGGCAAGAGCAACTGCAACCCAAACAAGAAAAACAACAGTATCAAAGTAATTAGCTTGCCCTTCGATTAAAACTGGGTACCTACCGCAAAGGTAAACACCTAAAGCTATGAGCAAAATTGCCCACCAAAGGAGTTTAAAATTTTCACTACTATTCATTTTTACTACGAACTCCAACAATATGCATAACGCCTTGGCATAAGGTGCGCCAACGCTGAACTTACTAAACCAAATACACTTCAAACCAAAACCGCCGAGTGTTAAGCGTCACCTTAATGCCTTTGTTACCCGGCCGTTCGACTTGGCTAAAGCAGCTTGCCTGCCATGATGAAATGCAATTGAAAACTGCGCTGATTCAGCGCGACAAACACCCAACTCAAGGCTGCCAAATTCAAAACTATAACCACGAAAATTACTGCGCGTTTACCCACAAAATAGCGGCTACGATGAAGTTAGCATTATGGTTTACCTAGAAAAGATGAACCCGAAACGCGTGCCAATATTGATTAAAAGGCAGCCCAACTAAAGCCGCGAACAACACCCACAGTTCGAATATTTGCGGCAACCACCAAAATGTAACCACTTCCCTGCCAACGCACCGACCACAATATTGAAAGCGGCTATCCTCGAAAATGGCGCGGCAATAGCTGAGAAATTTAAGAACGAGTAAGTACGCAGAGCATCAACCGCCACGGCCGAACCATGGTTAATACCAACTACAGAAGTTGGCGCGGTTACCAGCGAATATTCACGCAAGTCGTTGAGAAATTCAAAAAATAAGAAACCGCTATGACCGATGAACGATTCTTACTGCATGCAGATTTCACTGATATTGACCAGTTCACAGCGATCGCGGAGTAAAGTACACAAAAAGAACTCAACCAAGTCGGGTAACGCCTTGGCATAAGGTGCGCCAACGCCATACTTACAAAACCAAATACACTTCATACCAAAACCGCCGAGTGTTAAGCGTCACCTTAATGCCATTGTTACCCGGCCGTTTGACTTGGCTAAAGCAGCTTGCCTGCCATGATGAAGTGCAATTAAGAACTGGAATGATTAGGCGCGACAAACATCCAACTCAAGGCGACAAATTCAAAACTATAACCACGAAAATTACTGCGCGTTTACCCACAAAATAGCGGCTACGATGAAGTTAGCACTATGGTTTACCTAGAAAAGATGAACCAGAAACGCTCGCCAATATTGATTAAAAGGCAGCCCAAACTAAAGCCGCGAACAACGCCTACAATTTTACGGCTTACGGCAACCACCAAAATATAACCACTTCCCTGCCAACGCACCGACCACATTATTGAAAGCGGCCATCCTCGATAATGGCGCGGCAATAGCTGAGAAGTTTAAGAACTGGTGAGTACGCGGAGTCGCAACCGCCACGGCCGAACCATGGTTAATACAAAGTACAGAAGTTGCGCGGTAACCAGCAAACATTCACGCAAGTCGTTGAGACGTTTAAAAATAAGAAGCCGCTATAAACAATGAACGATTCTTACTGCATACGAATTTATCTGGAATTGACCAATTCACAGCGACTGCGGAGTTAAGTACACAAAAAGAACTCAACCAAGTCGGGTAACGCCTGCAATAAGGTGCCCCGCACTGAACTAGCAAAGCACACCGAATTCCATACCGAAAATGCCGAGTGTAAGGGGTCACCTTGATTGCTTTGTTAGCACTCTGGGATCAAATTAGATTCCATTCAATTTCTATATCAGCCAGCTCATCTAATACACTATTTTTGAAAGGGTTCACACCTGAACCTCTAGCCTCACCAACGACAATACGTATGATTTCACTTGAGCCAGGCCCCTTTGTGTGTTCACCTTCAACAGCTTTGATAGTATCAGCACTCAAATATTTTTTAATTTGAGCATATTCTGTTGATTTTCTAAATTGACGATTAGTCAGACCATCAACGCTAAGAGCTTTACGAACATCACTCAATAATTTTTTCCGATGCTCTAATTTTACCGCACTTTCACGTTCATTTGTTTTAAACTCAAACCAATACCTAATAAGATTAAATACCAAGCCTATAGCAACCAGAGTAAGTCCGTATGTAAAATCTGCGGTTCCAGAACTAACGTCGGGAAGTGTTACTGGTACCCCTGAGTTAAGATTAAAAACATCAATTAACCAATTAAAAAATACCACCTTAATAGGAGCTGGCGTGACAATTAACCCAAGACCACTAATAACAATAGTTGAGGTCAACTTATTAGCAAAGTTAGGGAATATAACTTTATTCCCATACTTCATGATAAATCTTTTAACTTCACTCTGATTGAACATTTTTCTCACTTTTTATAGAGTGCTAACGCCTTGGCATAAGGTGCGCCAACGCTGAAATTACTAAACCAAATACACTTCAAACCAAAACCGCCGAGTGTCAGGCGTCACATTAATGCCATTGTTACCCGGCCGTTCGACTTGGGTGAAGCAGCTTGCCTGCCATGATGAAATGCAATTAAAAAAGACGCTGATTAAGCGCGACAAACACCCAACTCAAGGCAGACAAATTCAAAACTATAACCACAAAAATCACTGCGCGTTTACCCACAAAATAGCGGCTACGATGAAGTTAGCACTATGGTTTACCTAGAAAAGATGAACCAGAAACGCGTGCCAATGTTGATTAAAAGGCAGCTTAAACTAAAGCCGCGAACATCGCCCACAATTCTATTTCTTTCGGCAACCACCAAAATGTAACCACTTCCCTGCCAGCGCACCGACCACAATATTGAAAGCGGTATTCCTCGATGATGGTGCGGTAATGGCTGAGAAATTTAAGAACTGGTGAGTACGCGGAGCATCAACCGCCACGGCCGAACCATGGTTAAACCAAATAGAGAAGTTAGCGCGGTTATCAGCGAATATTCTCGCAAGTCATTGAGACGTTTAAAAATAAGAAGCCGCTATGAACAAAGAACGATTCTAACTGCATACGAATTTATCTGGAATTGACCAACTCATAGCAACAGCGGAGTTAAGCACACAAAAAGAACTCAACCTAGTCGGGTAACATTTTCTTCTACGTAACCGAGTCGTAAAACCTACCAGCGCGGGTAGATATACGTATCAGTGACGAATGATTCTTTACGGCCTTTTTGAAACTGACCTTACACTCATTTTCAGCGTTATTTGCTATCACTACTAATTCTGGTAATCGCCTGCGCTCGGCCCTTGTATACAGAGTCTATCTGACCTAGCCTTACTGTATATAAAAACAGTTATATTTAAAAGTATGGATATACCTACTCCATTAACACAGCACTCCGAGAGTTTCACGCAACGTTATCGCCGTTATATGCGAGCGCGAGGGTTAGCCTATAGTAGTGAGAAAACCTATTTATATTGGGCTGTGCGTTTCATCAGACATGGGAAATATCAAAATCAAAGTGACATTCGATCGGGTGATATTTCAGCGTATCTTGAGTTTCTTGTGATTAAGCGGAATGTTTCCCCAAATACGCAAAAGACGGCACTGAATGCATTAGTCTTTTTGTGTCGCGAGTTTTTAAAACTTGAGGTTGAAGACTTAGCCTTTTGTAAATCAAAGAAAGCGATCAAACTTCCTGTTGTTTTCTCTCATAGTGAAGCGACAGCGGTGATAGAGGTATTAGATTATCCATTTAAACTCATTGCACAACTCATGTATGGCAGTGGGCTACGTTTGAACGAGGCGCTTAGACTCCGACTTAATGATATCGACTTTAATGCAGGTACCATTACAGTAAGAAGTGGCAAAGGAAATAAAGACAGGCAAACGTTACTCGCTAAATCACTCTATGCGGATATTAGTAAGCAAATAACACAAGTTAACCTCACCCATGATAGAGATCTCAGTAATAATCTGGGTGAAGTTTATATGCCCTTTGCATTAGCCAGAAAATACCCCAACCATGCAAAATCTTTGCATTGGCAATACCTCTTCCCAGCCCCGAAGATCAGCAAAGATCCCCGTACAGGGCGGCACCTACGCCACCACATCATGGATCGTACAATGCAACGTCGGATGAAGTTGGCAATAGCTGCATCAAAGATTACCAAAAAAGCGGGATGCCATACCTTTAGACACAGCTTTGCGACACGGCTATTAGAAAGTGGTACTGATATTCGAAGTATCCAAGAACTACTTGGCCACTCAGATGTAAAAACAACACAAATCTATACTCACGTTGTCGGAATGCATCACTGTGGGGTTATAAGTCCGATGGATAAATAACGCAACTTTAGCCACGCTACCGCCACACTCATTTCATTTTGAGTGTCTAATTTTACTCGTCATTATGTATGGAATAGCATACTACACAATTACAAACTCCAAAATGAGAACCAACATCAAACAGTTGAATATTATTTTTATATTTCACACTTTTCTCTTGTTAAAAATATGCAATGTGAAAAGTAGGGATAATTATTTTACACTATTATGCAATAATGCTTTTAGTTGTTACACATAAAGGCAACTGATTTTTAACGTATTATTCAAGGTAATCCGTATACTCTATACTTAGCTACCTGAGCTCCATTGAATGCCATGACACACAGCAGCTAAGCAATACGATTAATCTTACTTTCTAACGGTTTGGCTTATATCGCTAATAAAGCCAAAAGAGGCGATATGAAATCTTAATACTGTGACAGGAAATATAGACAAGCTAACAAGACGCGAACTGAAGTTCGTCAAGCCGTGTCGTCCATCGATTCGAACGAAATGCTTGTCGCATATGCCAATTTGTTGAGCTCATGACAGAGGCTGGTTTTAATCCATTTTTATAACGAGAGTTGATCGAATCGCTGATCGACATTAAATCTCGTCGCTTTGACTCAACCAATGCACTGGTGTCGAACATATCGAGTTGAAAAGCGCTATTCCCTGCATCCGATAGTTCATCAAGGATCACTCCAACTTTCTGGTACTCATAACCAGCTCGATAAATTTGTGTTAACTGGCTTAGCGCACAGTCTAAAAACTTATAAGTGTCTTGGCTTGGGCACGCTAAAGGGACAGCACAGCTTCGGTTATACTGTGGCGCGTCTTTATGACGATTAGTACGCAAAAACACGCCTACTACATTCGCCTGGCTCCCCTGTCGGCGAAGCTTTTCGCCCGCGCGCTGGCAATGAAATGCGAGTGCTGCTTTTAAATCATCAAACTGAGTGATGCCCACGCCAAAGCTACGGCTCGATAAAATTTGTTTTTTAACGTCATCAATATCCCTAGGATCAATGCAAGCGATACCTTGCAGTTCTAACACTGTACGAGCCAATCCAACATTCCAAAGTCGCTTAATATCCGAAGGTTCACTGTCTGCAAGTTGTAGCGCGTTAGCGATACCTGCTGTTTGTAAGCGTGTTGCTGTTTTTGCACCAACACCCCATATTGATTGCACATCCGTACGCTCTAGTAACCAACGGCGCTTGTGTTCAGAGTCAATCTGAATCACACCTCTCACTTTGTGTTCATACTGCTTAGCTGCTTGATTCCCAAGTTTCGCTAAAGTCGGTGTCGCACCAATTCCAACACGCACTGGCAACCCAATATTACGCTCAATCGTTGCCTTCATTTCACGACCATATTCAGTCAAATCATCGAGCTTAAACCCGTCTAACCGAACAAATGCTTCATCTATGCTGTATTGCTCAACATGCGGAGAAAAACAACTGAGCTCTTCAATAAACCGTCGACTCATATCTGCGTATAAGGTGTAATTTGAGCTACGAACTTGTACTCCTAATTGCTTAGCTT
The nucleotide sequence above comes from Photobacterium swingsii. Encoded proteins:
- a CDS encoding Y-family DNA polymerase codes for the protein MTAGFDGHRNQVWALVDAKSFYCSCEQLFDPRLANKPLVVLSNNDGCCVAMTPEARSLGINRGAPWFKVAREAKQLGVQVRSSNYTLYADMSRRFIEELSCFSPHVEQYSIDEAFVRLDGFKLDDLTEYGREMKATIERNIGLPVRVGIGATPTLAKLGNQAAKQYEHKVRGVIQIDSEHKRRWLLERTDVQSIWGVGAKTATRLQTAGIANALQLADSEPSDIKRLWNVGLARTVLELQGIACIDPRDIDDVKKQILSSRSFGVGITQFDDLKAALAFHCQRAGEKLRRQGSQANVVGVFLRTNRHKDAPQYNRSCAVPLACPSQDTYKFLDCALSQLTQIYRAGYEYQKVGVILDELSDAGNSAFQLDMFDTSALVESKRRDLMSISDSINSRYKNGLKPASVMSSTNWHMRQAFRSNRWTTRLDELQFASC
- a CDS encoding integron integrase encodes the protein MDIPTPLTQHSESFTQRYRRYMRARGLAYSSEKTYLYWAVRFIRHGKYQNQSDIRSGDISAYLEFLVIKRNVSPNTQKTALNALVFLCREFLKLEVEDLAFCKSKKAIKLPVVFSHSEATAVIEVLDYPFKLIAQLMYGSGLRLNEALRLRLNDIDFNAGTITVRSGKGNKDRQTLLAKSLYADISKQITQVNLTHDRDLSNNLGEVYMPFALARKYPNHAKSLHWQYLFPAPKISKDPRTGRHLRHHIMDRTMQRRMKLAIAASKITKKAGCHTFRHSFATRLLESGTDIRSIQELLGHSDVKTTQIYTHVVGMHHCGVISPMDK